In the genome of Raphanus sativus cultivar WK10039 chromosome 4, ASM80110v3, whole genome shotgun sequence, one region contains:
- the LOC108855644 gene encoding protein TORNADO 2: protein MPLSNNVIGCINFIAVLLSIPVIGAGIWLSMGAVNSCVKLLQWPIIILGILILLVGLSGFIGGFWRITWLLVVYLIAMLVLIVLLGVLIGFIYMVTLKGSGHPEPSRAYLEYSLQDFSGYLWQRVQSSSKWDRIRTCLSTTNICPELNQRFTMAMDFFNAHLSPIQSGCCKPPTKCGFNFVNPTYWITPVDMSADTDCLQWSNDQNTLCYSCDSCKAGLLANLKIDWLKADIFLLVAFIGLIIVYIFGCCAFRNAKTEDTFRQYKQGYTDI from the exons atgcctCTAAGCAACAATGTAATAGGTTGCATAAACTTCATCGCCGTACTCCTCTCAATTCCGGTCATCGGCGCCGGAATCTGGCTCTCTATGGGAGCAGTGAACTCATGTGTCAAGCTCCTCCAGTGGCCAATAATAATCCTCGGAATCTTGATCCTCCTTGTGGGTCTGTCTGGTTTCATCGGAGGGTTCTGGAGAATCACTTGGCTTCTTGTCGTTTACTTAATTGCAATGCTTGTTCTCATCGTACTTCTAGGTGTTCTTATCGGATTTATTTACATGGTTACCCTGAAAGGATCTGGTCATCCAGAACCAAGTAGAGCTTATCTTGAGTATAGTCTTCAAGACTTCTCTGGTTACTTATGGCAAAGAGTTCAGAGTTCTTCCAAATGGGATCGGATCCGTACTTGTTTGAGTACTACGAACATTTGTCCTGAATTAAACCAGAGATTCACTATGGCTATGGATTTCTTCAATGCTCATCTTAGCCCCATTCAA tcTGGTTGCTGCAAACCTCCAACAAAATGTGGCTTCAATTTTGTGAACCCTACTTACTGGATAACTCCCGTGGATATGTCTGCAGACACCGACTGTCTACAGTGGAGCAATGACCAAAACACTTTGTGCTACAGTTGTGACTCTTGCAAAGCCGGTTTGCTCGCAAACCTCAAGATAGATTGGTTAAAAGCGGATATATTTCTTCTTGTGGCGTTTATTGGTTTAATAATCGTTTATATATTTGGCTGCTGCGCTTTCCGAAACGCTAAAACTGAAGATACTTTCAGACAGTATAAGCAGGGTTATACTGATATATGA